In Paraflavitalea devenefica, a single window of DNA contains:
- a CDS encoding sensor histidine kinase has translation MPSPRYIRKENKVLLHLLFCLIVLATLFMAVYFYTNGEGDFRITVYSSLLFLLCIYTGRYVCMQWFRRNSLGLLALHTVVAITSLLTVWWLVHKYLLGHPHVDWVELSASIGPFFMMGLVIGMLLKLISTTLQKQVQEASMAAEQKKTELHLLQSRLSPHFLFNTLNNMYSISVVQQERIPGLILKLSELLRYTVYDTQASSLPLAQELAYIETYIAFEKIRIGDRLQLEVELGAYSPEVHIPPMLLIVFVENAFKHAKNTFSDKIYIRIALRQTDEDILFTVVNSFVEGPQPLAESSGIGLSTTDKRLKILYGNDYSLHRECRDGLYTIQLRLNLKKTTL, from the coding sequence ATGCCATCCCCCCGCTATATACGGAAAGAGAATAAGGTACTGCTACACCTCCTGTTCTGCCTTATAGTGCTCGCCACCCTGTTCATGGCGGTTTACTTTTATACCAATGGCGAAGGAGATTTCAGGATCACCGTATATAGCTCCTTATTGTTCCTGCTTTGCATCTATACAGGAAGGTATGTATGCATGCAATGGTTCCGGCGCAACTCACTTGGCCTGCTTGCACTGCATACCGTAGTAGCTATAACCAGCCTGCTCACGGTCTGGTGGCTGGTCCATAAATACCTGCTGGGGCATCCTCATGTTGACTGGGTTGAACTGAGCGCCTCTATAGGTCCTTTTTTTATGATGGGACTCGTTATTGGTATGCTGTTAAAACTGATCAGCACTACCCTCCAAAAACAGGTACAGGAGGCCAGCATGGCTGCAGAGCAAAAGAAAACAGAGCTGCATCTCCTGCAATCCAGGCTCAGCCCTCATTTTCTTTTCAATACCCTCAACAACATGTACAGCATCTCCGTGGTACAGCAGGAGCGCATACCCGGACTGATACTCAAATTATCCGAACTGTTGCGCTACACCGTATACGACACACAGGCTTCTTCCTTACCACTGGCGCAGGAACTTGCCTATATTGAAACCTATATAGCCTTTGAAAAGATCCGTATTGGCGACCGGTTGCAACTGGAAGTGGAACTGGGTGCTTATTCGCCGGAAGTACATATTCCCCCTATGCTGCTGATCGTGTTTGTTGAAAATGCTTTCAAACATGCCAAAAATACCTTCAGTGACAAGATCTATATCCGCATCGCCCTCCGGCAAACAGATGAGGATATCCTTTTCACCGTAGTCAATTCTTTTGTGGAGGGACCACAGCCCCTGGCCGAATCCTCCGGTATTGGATTAAGCACCACCGATAAACGCCTGAAAATTTTGTATGGCAACGATTATAGCCTGCACCGGGAATGCCGGGATGGCCTTTATACGATACAACTACGACTGAACCTCAAAAAAACAACCTTATGA
- a CDS encoding TonB-dependent receptor family protein — MRSFLLLVICAVLYSQSIAQFPGGGGGRPGGGGGMQNIGHFYGRIIDAKTNKGVEAASVQLIQTKMDPATKKPKDTLVGGMLTRNNGDFSLEGLPLFGQFRLKITAIGYKTIEQKVAFELKFGQGDMSQAMNAVDKDLGNFKLEQDAQVMEAVTVTGAKPLIEMGIDRKIFNVEKNITSAGGTAVDVMRSVPSLNVDIDGNVTLRNAAPQIFVDGRPTTLSLDQIPADAIQSIEMITNPSAKYDASGGQAGILNIVLKKNRKAGYNGSIRAGIDSRARFNVGGDINVRQGKLNVFANAMYNQRKSKGWGWSDQLNTATSSSIFSHQENDQVNRGSFAFGRFGLDYFMDNRNTLSISQSIVRGQFKNDNRENYQVDTNDVFFQSQYRNSLGEFEFRNYGTQLSFKHLFAKAGREWTADVNFNQSRNENESNILARYFFDPSQTNPKTDETLQRSIGEGKNTFVVGQTDYVHPITENMKWEAGLRAQIRKSESSQAIANNGTVDPQFSNNFEYTDYVYAGYATFSQKIKDKWSYQLGLRAESSNYEGTQLGKAEYSNSFPISLFPSVFITRSFKDKQDIQINYSRRVNRPNFFQLMPNYDISNQLSYSTGNPNLVPEFTHSLELSYQKTYGTKNNTFLATLFGKYTDNLIARYQYWQKFNADSAFVSTWINATDAYAAGLELVFRNNWTKWWDMNFSTNVYYSRINGDNVTKQLTNERTSYSAKLNNTFKFGKGWSIQLSGDYISKSALPVSTSNSGGGGGGGGRGGGGGGGFMMAAPSSVQGFIEANYGADLGLRKEFQLWKNTATISVNWNDIFRSRRYYAFSESAGFTQWDWRRRDPQIVRLNFNYRFGKFDIALFKRKNMKGESEGMQNGMQGMGQ, encoded by the coding sequence ATGAGAAGTTTTCTGTTATTAGTTATTTGTGCTGTTTTGTATAGCCAAAGTATAGCCCAGTTTCCCGGAGGAGGTGGCGGACGCCCAGGTGGCGGTGGCGGCATGCAGAATATTGGCCACTTTTATGGCCGTATTATAGATGCCAAGACCAATAAAGGCGTGGAAGCCGCTTCTGTGCAGTTGATCCAGACCAAGATGGACCCTGCCACCAAAAAGCCGAAAGATACGCTGGTAGGCGGCATGCTTACCCGTAACAATGGTGATTTCAGCCTCGAAGGCCTTCCCTTATTTGGTCAGTTCCGCCTCAAAATAACCGCCATCGGTTATAAAACCATCGAGCAGAAAGTAGCTTTTGAATTGAAGTTTGGCCAGGGCGATATGAGCCAGGCCATGAATGCAGTAGATAAAGACCTCGGTAATTTCAAACTGGAACAGGATGCACAGGTCATGGAAGCGGTAACAGTAACCGGCGCCAAACCCCTGATTGAAATGGGGATTGACCGTAAGATCTTCAACGTGGAAAAGAACATCACCTCTGCCGGCGGTACCGCAGTAGATGTAATGCGCAGCGTTCCTTCCCTCAATGTGGATATTGACGGCAATGTTACCCTGCGTAATGCGGCGCCACAGATCTTTGTGGATGGACGCCCCACTACCCTCTCCCTCGACCAGATACCGGCCGATGCCATCCAAAGCATAGAAATGATCACCAATCCTTCCGCCAAGTATGACGCCAGCGGTGGACAGGCAGGCATCCTCAACATCGTATTAAAGAAGAACCGCAAAGCAGGTTATAACGGTAGCATCCGCGCCGGTATAGACTCCCGTGCCCGGTTCAATGTAGGTGGCGATATCAACGTACGCCAGGGAAAACTCAACGTATTTGCCAATGCCATGTACAACCAGCGTAAATCCAAAGGCTGGGGCTGGAGCGATCAGTTGAACACAGCTACGAGCAGCAGCATTTTCTCGCACCAGGAAAATGACCAGGTGAACCGGGGTTCTTTTGCCTTTGGCCGCTTCGGGCTGGATTATTTCATGGACAACCGCAATACCCTGTCTATTTCGCAATCCATTGTACGGGGCCAATTCAAGAATGACAACCGCGAGAACTATCAGGTTGATACCAATGATGTATTCTTCCAAAGCCAATACCGCAACAGCCTCGGCGAATTTGAATTCCGTAATTACGGTACGCAATTGAGCTTTAAGCACCTGTTTGCCAAAGCCGGCCGCGAGTGGACAGCCGATGTGAATTTCAACCAAAGCCGGAATGAAAACGAAAGCAATATCCTGGCCCGTTATTTCTTCGATCCCAGCCAAACCAATCCCAAGACCGATGAAACCCTGCAAAGGTCGATTGGTGAGGGTAAGAACACTTTTGTCGTTGGACAAACCGATTATGTGCACCCCATTACCGAGAACATGAAATGGGAAGCTGGTCTGCGGGCCCAGATCCGTAAGTCAGAAAGCTCCCAGGCCATCGCCAATAATGGTACGGTAGATCCTCAATTCAGCAACAACTTCGAATACACGGATTATGTGTACGCAGGTTATGCCACTTTCTCGCAGAAGATCAAAGACAAATGGAGCTACCAACTGGGCTTGCGCGCAGAGAGCTCTAACTATGAAGGGACACAATTGGGTAAAGCGGAGTATTCCAACAGCTTCCCCATCAGTTTATTCCCCAGTGTATTTATAACCCGTTCATTTAAGGACAAGCAGGATATCCAGATCAATTACTCCCGCAGGGTGAACAGGCCCAACTTCTTCCAGTTGATGCCGAACTACGATATCTCGAACCAGTTGAGCTATTCTACCGGTAATCCCAACCTGGTACCGGAGTTCACCCATTCGTTGGAGCTTTCTTACCAGAAAACTTATGGCACGAAGAACAATACCTTCCTCGCTACTTTGTTTGGCAAGTATACCGACAACCTGATCGCGCGTTACCAGTACTGGCAGAAGTTCAACGCCGATTCGGCCTTCGTGAGCACCTGGATCAATGCTACCGACGCTTATGCAGCCGGACTGGAGCTGGTATTCCGGAATAACTGGACCAAATGGTGGGACATGAACTTCAGCACCAACGTGTATTATTCCAGGATCAATGGCGATAATGTAACCAAGCAGTTGACCAATGAGCGTACCAGCTATTCAGCCAAGCTGAACAATACCTTCAAATTCGGCAAAGGCTGGAGCATACAACTGAGTGGTGATTATATTTCCAAGAGCGCCCTGCCGGTGAGCACCAGCAATAGCGGTGGCGGCGGTGGTGGTGGTGGCCGTGGCGGTGGTGGTGGCGGTGGCTTTATGATGGCCGCGCCTTCTTCCGTGCAAGGCTTTATCGAAGCCAATTATGGCGCCGACCTGGGCCTGCGCAAAGAATTCCAACTGTGGAAGAATACCGCTACTATATCTGTAAACTGGAACGATATTTTCCGCAGCCGACGTTATTATGCCTTCTCCGAATCAGCAGGCTTCACACAGTGGGACTGGAGAAGAAGAGACCCGCAGATCGTTCGGTTGAACTTCAACTACCGTTTTGGCAAGTTTGATATCGCCCTGTTCAAACGCAAGAACATGAAAGGCGAATCAGAAGGTATGCAGAACGGTATGCAGGGCATGGGACAGTAA
- a CDS encoding outer membrane beta-barrel protein, which translates to MKTALILLAIVLLSYLVPAQDTRTLKVVTVKGRKPVIEQKMDRTIVHVDAMISAAGSNALEVLARSPGVMISQDDQISLNGRGGVVILLDNRPTYLPAGDVAAYLRSLPAGVIDKIELIHNPPASYDAAGGAIINIVLKKNKQQGFHGNLQAGMNQGVHARYNNSFNGNYRKGKSNIFGYVAYSRDKNYSEETIRRDYFRPDGTPQSAVLLDNYSRSTVNTWNGRLGIDYFLSRNTTLGFMVTGSTQLKKEQFDFHGRHVDGAGKPDSTALGYTGGSYTWRNIGANLNFQHKLDSMGQQLSGDADLIQYYADGEQYLRNDTWLPDGQVSSSWKSLFVQPASTRIRSLKADYVLPFKGNARVEAGAKISNVRMDNEARWYDQINGSNVPDYRKTNDFRYTETISTAYVNARKEWKRWGLQAGLRLEDVRLKGQQPGNALVAGSAFYKHYSTLFPSFYLSYKLDSTGNSTLVLSYGKRIRRPNYQQLNPFLLYRDNYSYTGGNPDLLPGFSHYYDLRYSYREFLSVTAGYNRDEQLPYGVTQATDGIFITRPMNLVNSDSYTLVLYGMAQPARWWTVRGNLLLFWVHQQGGAGEIKIDRHTTVREIEVSSEWQLGKGWRGEITGFFPGRQGWGQTQNDAIYAIGAGLQKTLFDGKGSIRLKADDIFKTKILREQTLGIQQVTAFRRREFDSRRFGIAVSWRLGKDTNARKRRHDSGGAKDEEGRVN; encoded by the coding sequence ATGAAGACAGCCCTTATACTGCTTGCTATAGTATTGTTAAGCTACCTGGTGCCAGCCCAGGATACGCGTACACTCAAAGTGGTGACGGTGAAAGGCCGGAAACCGGTGATAGAACAGAAAATGGACAGGACCATTGTGCATGTAGATGCCATGATCTCTGCAGCGGGCAGCAATGCGCTGGAAGTGCTGGCCAGAAGTCCGGGTGTGATGATCAGCCAGGATGACCAGATCAGCCTGAACGGGCGTGGCGGTGTGGTGATCCTCCTAGACAACCGGCCTACGTATTTACCTGCCGGTGATGTAGCCGCTTACCTGCGTTCCCTGCCAGCCGGTGTAATAGATAAAATTGAGCTGATCCATAATCCGCCAGCCTCTTATGATGCCGCGGGAGGCGCCATTATCAATATTGTGCTTAAAAAGAACAAGCAACAGGGCTTTCATGGCAACCTTCAGGCAGGCATGAACCAGGGCGTGCATGCGCGGTATAATAACAGCTTCAATGGGAATTACCGCAAGGGCAAATCCAATATCTTCGGTTATGTAGCTTATAGCCGTGACAAGAATTATAGTGAAGAAACGATCCGCCGGGATTATTTCAGGCCGGATGGCACACCTCAATCTGCTGTGCTGCTCGACAATTATTCCCGTAGTACCGTCAATACCTGGAATGGACGGCTGGGTATAGATTATTTTCTTTCCCGCAACACTACGCTGGGCTTTATGGTTACCGGCAGTACACAGCTTAAGAAAGAACAGTTTGACTTCCATGGCCGGCATGTGGATGGAGCGGGCAAACCGGATTCTACAGCGCTTGGATATACCGGCGGGTCATATACCTGGAGAAATATAGGTGCTAACCTGAACTTTCAGCATAAGCTGGACTCGATGGGGCAACAATTGAGCGGAGATGCAGACCTGATCCAATATTATGCTGATGGTGAACAATACCTACGGAATGACACCTGGTTACCGGACGGGCAGGTGAGTTCATCCTGGAAATCGCTGTTTGTACAGCCTGCTTCTACGCGCATCCGTTCCCTGAAAGCAGATTATGTATTACCATTCAAGGGCAATGCCCGGGTAGAAGCCGGCGCCAAGATCAGCAATGTGCGTATGGACAATGAAGCCCGCTGGTACGATCAAATCAATGGCAGTAATGTGCCCGATTACCGGAAAACAAATGATTTCCGGTATACTGAAACGATCAGTACAGCCTATGTGAATGCCCGTAAGGAGTGGAAACGCTGGGGCCTGCAGGCCGGCCTCCGGCTGGAAGATGTGCGCTTGAAAGGGCAGCAACCGGGTAATGCATTGGTGGCAGGTTCGGCTTTTTATAAGCATTACAGTACCCTCTTTCCTTCCTTCTATCTATCTTATAAGCTGGACAGTACCGGGAATAGCACACTGGTGCTGAGTTACGGAAAACGTATCCGCCGGCCGAATTACCAGCAGTTGAATCCTTTCCTGTTGTACCGCGACAACTATTCTTACACCGGAGGAAATCCCGATCTGCTGCCAGGCTTCAGTCATTATTATGACCTGCGTTATAGTTACCGGGAGTTTCTGAGTGTTACAGCGGGTTATAACCGGGACGAACAGTTGCCGTATGGGGTGACGCAGGCAACGGACGGCATCTTCATCACCAGGCCTATGAACCTGGTGAACAGTGACTCCTATACCCTGGTGCTGTATGGTATGGCACAGCCGGCACGCTGGTGGACAGTGCGGGGCAACCTGTTACTGTTCTGGGTACATCAGCAGGGCGGAGCGGGAGAGATAAAAATAGACCGGCATACCACAGTGCGTGAAATAGAGGTTTCCAGTGAATGGCAGTTGGGCAAAGGATGGCGGGGAGAAATCACCGGTTTTTTCCCGGGCAGGCAGGGGTGGGGACAAACACAGAATGATGCCATTTATGCTATCGGCGCCGGGTTGCAGAAAACGCTGTTCGATGGAAAAGGGAGCATACGGTTGAAAGCCGATGATATTTTTAAGACGAAGATCTTGCGCGAGCAAACGCTGGGCATTCAGCAGGTAACGGCTTTTCGCCGGCGGGAATTTGATAGCCGCCGATTCGGTATAGCTGTATCCTGGCGGTTGGGGAAAGATACCAATGCCCGTAAACGCCGGCATGACAGTGGCGGGGCGAAGGATGAGGAGGGCAGGGTAAACTAA
- a CDS encoding LytR/AlgR family response regulator transcription factor, producing MIRCLIIDDEPFARKIILEYCKYLPQLQVLGECSNALEARKTLQEQAADIIFLDIHMPVMDGFGFLKTLPHPPQVIFTTAYKEYAANAFDVNACDYLIKPFTLERFIIAIDKATKQLEPTVGAGNSPVPDYFFLKTDGRIHKLFFNEVLYAEANGNYTKIVTTGQQLMPKMPFSDYEELLPATQFARVHRSFIINLSKIRVIEGNTVHLDKYQIPIGSNYRESLLKILKLTT from the coding sequence ATGATCCGCTGCCTGATCATAGATGATGAACCATTCGCCCGCAAGATCATACTGGAATATTGCAAATACCTGCCGCAATTGCAGGTGCTGGGCGAATGTTCCAATGCGCTGGAAGCACGTAAAACGTTACAGGAGCAGGCGGCAGACATTATTTTCCTGGATATTCACATGCCGGTCATGGACGGCTTTGGTTTTCTCAAAACACTCCCCCACCCGCCGCAGGTGATATTCACCACTGCCTATAAAGAATATGCAGCCAATGCATTTGATGTAAACGCCTGTGATTACCTGATAAAGCCCTTCACCCTGGAGCGCTTCATTATAGCCATAGATAAAGCAACGAAACAACTGGAACCAACCGTTGGCGCGGGAAACAGCCCGGTGCCCGACTATTTCTTTCTCAAAACCGACGGCCGCATTCACAAACTATTCTTTAATGAGGTACTATATGCGGAAGCCAATGGCAATTATACAAAGATTGTGACAACAGGCCAGCAGCTGATGCCCAAAATGCCCTTTTCCGACTATGAAGAACTGTTACCCGCAACGCAATTCGCCAGGGTACACCGGTCTTTTATCATTAACCTTTCAAAGATCCGGGTGATTGAAGGGAATACGGTACACCTGGACAAATACCAGATCCCCATCGGCAGTAATTACAGGGAATCACTGCTGAAAATACTGAAACTGACAACCTGA
- a CDS encoding geranylgeranylglycerol-phosphate geranylgeranyltransferase: protein MKLLVAFLRLVRTLNLVFIAFTQLLFLYCVIIPVFQQANMPLAIPVHLFVLLVIASVLIAAGGYIINDYFDLNIDQVNKPGRLVVEKIIKRRWAIVWHWVLSAIGILISTYVAWKARVWWLAPANVGCVIALWLYSTTFKRKLLSGNIVISLLTAWTVMVVGFMVHYRIIKTPGLYGVVEASKIMRVTFLYAGFAFIISLIREVIKDIEDMAGDEKYGCRTMPIAWGVNVSKVFIGTWLIVLIAALMIVQAYVLTFEWWWSALYCVMLIIVPLLYILSRLYTAYASADFHRLSNWVKFVMLTGILSMIFFKIYFR, encoded by the coding sequence ATGAAACTACTGGTAGCATTTTTACGGCTGGTAAGAACGTTGAACCTGGTGTTTATTGCATTCACCCAGTTGTTGTTCCTGTATTGCGTGATCATCCCCGTATTTCAGCAGGCCAATATGCCTTTAGCGATCCCGGTGCACCTGTTTGTGCTGTTGGTCATTGCTTCTGTATTGATCGCTGCAGGCGGTTATATTATCAACGATTATTTTGACCTCAATATAGACCAGGTGAATAAACCCGGCCGGCTGGTGGTGGAAAAGATCATCAAGCGGCGCTGGGCTATTGTATGGCATTGGGTACTATCGGCCATCGGTATCCTCATCAGCACCTATGTAGCCTGGAAAGCGCGGGTGTGGTGGCTGGCGCCTGCCAATGTAGGTTGTGTGATTGCCCTGTGGCTCTACTCTACTACTTTTAAGCGGAAGCTGCTGAGCGGTAATATTGTTATATCCCTGCTGACGGCCTGGACGGTGATGGTGGTGGGGTTTATGGTCCATTACAGGATCATTAAAACACCCGGACTGTACGGGGTGGTAGAGGCTTCCAAGATCATGCGGGTCACTTTCCTGTATGCCGGTTTTGCTTTTATTATTTCCCTGATCCGGGAAGTGATCAAGGATATTGAAGATATGGCCGGCGATGAGAAATATGGTTGCCGTACCATGCCCATCGCCTGGGGCGTCAATGTATCGAAGGTATTCATTGGCACCTGGCTCATCGTACTGATAGCCGCCCTTATGATCGTACAAGCGTATGTGCTGACGTTCGAATGGTGGTGGTCGGCCCTGTATTGTGTTATGCTGATCATTGTTCCCCTGCTGTATATCCTGAGCAGACTGTATACGGCTTATGCCAGCGCCGATTTTCACCGGCTGAGCAACTGGGTAAAGTTTGTGATGCTCACCGGTATCCTGTCAATGATCTTCTTTAAAATCTATTTTCGATAA
- a CDS encoding peptidase M16 family protein codes for MSPWWLMIPILSALTGWLTVQLSVKLFLTRILPRRRRQWTEQLAKKVSTELVSFETLEQKITSPESIQKLMPQVEGHIDDFLRTGLPKAFPIISTFIGERTISQLKEIFMKELETIFPVVMKSYVKNLQQDLNLEQMVIDKVEAITTERMQATVNQSIGPDLDRAALIAGLFGLLVGLIQLAIVLATT; via the coding sequence ATGAGTCCCTGGTGGCTAATGATCCCCATCTTATCTGCACTGACCGGCTGGCTGACCGTTCAGTTATCTGTCAAACTGTTCCTGACCCGCATTCTCCCCCGGAGACGCCGGCAATGGACGGAACAACTGGCTAAAAAGGTAAGTACCGAGCTGGTTTCCTTTGAAACCCTTGAACAAAAGATCACCAGCCCGGAAAGCATACAGAAACTGATGCCCCAGGTGGAAGGACATATTGATGATTTCCTGCGGACGGGCCTTCCCAAGGCCTTCCCCATCATCAGCACCTTCATTGGCGAGCGCACCATCAGCCAACTCAAGGAGATCTTTATGAAGGAATTGGAAACCATCTTCCCCGTGGTAATGAAAAGCTATGTAAAAAACCTGCAGCAGGACCTCAACCTGGAGCAGATGGTGATAGACAAAGTGGAAGCCATTACCACAGAAAGAATGCAAGCTACTGTTAATCAATCCATAGGCCCCGACCTGGACCGGGCAGCCCTGATAGCCGGCCTGTTTGGTCTCCTGGTGGGATTGATACAACTGGCCATCGTATTGGCAACGACCTGA
- a CDS encoding KdsC family phosphatase: protein MSILDQFKQITTFVFDMDGVLTDGTVYVLDSGQYRRMNIKDGFALQLAIKKGYRVAVISGSVSDPAVQRLQKLGIQDIFMGVKDKKAHLQHYMQQHQLQKGEVLMMGDDIPDYEVMQTVGMACAPADAAMEIRELAHYISGAPGGMGCVRDVIEKVLKLNDHWDLHTNTASL, encoded by the coding sequence ATGAGTATTCTAGACCAGTTTAAGCAGATCACAACGTTTGTATTTGATATGGATGGCGTACTAACCGATGGTACGGTATATGTATTGGATAGCGGCCAGTACCGGCGTATGAACATCAAGGATGGATTTGCCCTGCAACTGGCTATTAAGAAAGGGTACCGGGTGGCAGTGATCTCCGGCAGTGTGAGTGATCCGGCCGTACAGCGCCTGCAAAAGCTGGGCATCCAGGATATATTTATGGGGGTAAAGGACAAAAAGGCCCACCTGCAGCACTACATGCAGCAGCACCAGTTACAAAAAGGGGAAGTGTTGATGATGGGGGATGATATTCCGGATTATGAAGTGATGCAAACGGTAGGCATGGCCTGCGCCCCGGCCGATGCAGCCATGGAAATCAGGGAACTGGCGCATTATATTTCCGGGGCGCCGGGTGGCATGGGCTGTGTGCGGGATGTTATCGAGAAAGTACTCAAATTGAATGATCACTGGGATTTGCACACGAATACTGCGAGTTTATAA
- a CDS encoding carboxy terminal-processing peptidase, translating into MVKRKNLPVVLIILGAGLFLAFRTLGLGGGDKPPATKYEKILHNVGEMLSEIHYSPKKIDDNFSREVFKKFLVNRYVDENKNILLQSDVQRLKKYETKIDNELLGEPVQFVPEVSEIVKKRILETEQIYKEVLSKPFDFTKEETANFNTDEIDFPKNEAERKEVWRKRLKSLTLDRYADLLDARERNKGKDSVKVKTDAELEKEARDRVMKIMDRIYERLKVKINDDDRFNEYVKTITESMDPHTTYFPPVDKRYFDEQMSGSFFGIGASLREDEGGIKIGSLITGSPAWKSGEVAVGDMILKVGQGVAEPVDLGGFFVEDAVKVIRGKQGTEVRLTLKKADGSVKVISLIRDKIVQDETFARSAIVNTTGGKIGFIYLPEFYADFDNPKGPRCSEDVRKEIIKLKEQKVDGIVMDLRNNGGGSLYDVVQMVGLFIESGPIVQVKDRDGKPQIYPDRDKSILYDGPLAVMVNEFSASASEIFAAAIQDYDRGIIIGSTSTYGKGTVQRNIGLDKNLGMLNPNSELGTVKLTLQKFYRINGGSTQLRGVSSDIALPDLAEYSKLREKDNPDALPWDEIQKADYSRWKYGLDLAPIKKASDDRLKTSDAFTKIKFNAEWLAKQNDKVAQLNLKKYQEEQKQMKAVARQIDSLSKSAKELDVEAMAEDLKKFEYDAGKLERFKQWIKSLRGNDIYLGEAVNVVNDMIVQKNLVYNNNNNSRKN; encoded by the coding sequence ATGGTTAAAAGAAAGAATCTACCTGTTGTGCTGATCATTCTGGGAGCCGGTTTGTTTCTTGCCTTCCGTACACTTGGATTAGGAGGGGGCGATAAGCCGCCCGCCACAAAATATGAGAAGATCCTGCATAATGTGGGGGAGATGCTGTCGGAAATTCACTACAGCCCTAAAAAGATAGACGATAATTTCTCCAGGGAAGTGTTCAAAAAGTTCCTGGTGAACCGTTATGTGGATGAGAATAAGAATATCCTGCTGCAGTCGGACGTGCAGCGGTTAAAGAAATACGAAACAAAGATCGACAATGAGTTACTGGGCGAGCCGGTACAATTTGTGCCCGAGGTTTCTGAGATCGTGAAGAAGCGTATCCTCGAAACAGAGCAGATCTATAAAGAGGTGCTGAGCAAGCCGTTTGACTTTACCAAGGAAGAAACAGCCAATTTCAATACCGATGAAATTGATTTCCCGAAGAATGAAGCAGAACGCAAGGAGGTATGGCGTAAAAGGTTGAAATCCCTGACGCTGGACCGTTACGCTGATCTGCTGGATGCCCGCGAACGCAATAAAGGAAAGGACAGCGTGAAGGTGAAAACCGATGCCGAACTGGAAAAGGAAGCGCGCGACCGGGTGATGAAGATCATGGACAGGATCTATGAGCGCCTGAAAGTAAAGATCAATGATGATGACCGTTTTAATGAATATGTAAAGACGATCACGGAGTCTATGGACCCGCATACGACCTACTTCCCGCCCGTGGATAAGCGTTATTTTGATGAGCAGATGAGCGGCAGCTTTTTTGGTATTGGCGCTTCCCTGCGGGAAGATGAAGGTGGTATTAAGATCGGCTCCCTCATTACCGGCAGTCCTGCCTGGAAATCGGGCGAAGTGGCGGTAGGGGATATGATCCTGAAGGTGGGACAGGGCGTTGCCGAACCGGTAGACCTGGGTGGCTTCTTTGTGGAAGACGCCGTAAAGGTGATCCGTGGTAAACAAGGTACTGAGGTACGCCTTACCCTGAAAAAAGCGGATGGTTCCGTTAAAGTAATAAGCCTCATCCGTGACAAGATTGTGCAGGATGAAACTTTTGCCCGCAGTGCTATTGTAAATACCACCGGTGGTAAGATCGGCTTCATTTACCTACCGGAATTCTATGCCGATTTCGACAATCCGAAAGGTCCCCGTTGTTCTGAAGATGTACGTAAAGAGATCATCAAGCTCAAGGAACAGAAAGTAGATGGCATTGTGATGGACCTGCGCAACAATGGTGGCGGTTCTCTGTACGATGTGGTACAAATGGTAGGTTTGTTCATTGAAAGCGGTCCGATTGTACAGGTAAAAGACCGTGATGGCAAACCCCAGATCTATCCCGACCGCGATAAAAGCATATTGTACGACGGACCGCTGGCGGTGATGGTGAATGAGTTCAGCGCCTCTGCTTCTGAAATATTTGCTGCTGCTATCCAGGATTATGACCGGGGTATCATTATAGGCAGCACCTCTACCTATGGTAAGGGTACTGTACAACGCAATATTGGCCTGGATAAGAACCTGGGTATGCTCAATCCCAACAGTGAGCTGGGTACCGTAAAGCTCACTTTGCAGAAGTTTTACCGCATCAATGGCGGCTCTACCCAACTGCGCGGCGTAAGCTCCGATATTGCCCTGCCCGACCTGGCAGAGTATTCCAAGCTGCGCGAAAAGGACAATCCCGATGCATTGCCCTGGGATGAGATACAAAAGGCCGATTACAGCCGCTGGAAATATGGCCTTGACCTGGCGCCCATCAAGAAAGCGAGCGATGACCGCCTGAAAACCAGCGATGCCTTTACAAAGATCAAGTTCAATGCTGAATGGCTGGCCAAACAAAATGATAAGGTGGCGCAACTGAACCTGAAGAAGTACCAGGAAGAGCAAAAGCAGATGAAAGCCGTGGCCAGGCAGATAGATTCGCTCAGCAAATCGGCGAAAGAGCTGGATGTGGAAGCGATGGCCGAAGACCTGAAGAAGTTTGAATATGATGCCGGCAAGCTGGAACGCTTTAAGCAATGGATCAAATCACTCCGTGGCAATGATATTTATCTTGGTGAGGCTGTGAATGTGGTGAATGATATGATCGTGCAGAAGAACCTGGTATATAACAATAATAATAACAGCCGGAAGAATTAA